Proteins encoded in a region of the Mycolicibacterium duvalii genome:
- a CDS encoding N-acetylglutaminylglutamine amidotransferase — protein MCGATGEVRLDGRTPDITAVTQMAEVMAPRGPDAAGAWSQGRVALGHRRLKIIDLSEAGAQPMVDSDLGLAVAWNGCIYNYEELRDQLSAHGYRFFSHSDTEVLLKGYHHWGDRFVDHLKGMFAFAIVERDSGRVLLGRDRLGIKPLYVSENANRVRFASSLPALLAGGDIDTRIDPVALHHYLTFHSVVPPPRTILRGVSKVPPATLIAIEPDGSRTTTTYWEPDFSRRADRADWSEQDWQDAVLESLRSAVKRRLVADVPVGCLLSGGVDSSLIVGLLAEAGQVGLKTFSIGFESVGGVQGDEFKYSDIVAERFGTDHHQIRIGTDRMLPALDGAIGAMSEPMVSHDCVAFYLLSEEVAKHVKVVQSGQGADEVFAGYHWYPPMGEPAAASLEGSVASYRAAFFDRDHAGYTSLVSPAFATDGDPSELFVTEHFARAGAQTGVDRALRLDTMVMLVDDPVKRVDNMTMAWGLEGRVPFLDHDLVELAATCPPELKTAYEGKGVLKQAARQVIPSEVIDRPKGYFPVPALTHLEGPYLDLVRDALYAPAAKERGLFRPEAVDRLLADPNGRLTPLRGNELWQLALLEMWLQRHGISGPAA, from the coding sequence GTGTGTGGAGCCACCGGCGAGGTACGCCTTGACGGACGAACGCCCGATATCACCGCCGTCACGCAGATGGCCGAGGTCATGGCCCCGCGGGGGCCGGACGCCGCAGGAGCGTGGTCGCAGGGCCGGGTGGCGCTGGGTCACCGGCGGCTCAAGATCATCGACCTCAGCGAGGCCGGCGCCCAGCCGATGGTCGATTCCGATCTCGGCCTGGCCGTGGCCTGGAACGGCTGCATCTACAACTATGAGGAGCTGCGCGACCAGCTCAGTGCGCACGGCTACCGATTCTTCTCCCACAGCGACACCGAGGTGTTGCTCAAGGGCTACCACCACTGGGGCGACCGGTTCGTCGACCACCTCAAGGGGATGTTCGCGTTCGCCATCGTCGAGCGCGACAGCGGGCGGGTGCTGCTGGGCCGCGACCGGCTCGGTATCAAACCCCTCTACGTCAGCGAGAACGCCAACCGAGTCCGGTTCGCGTCGTCGCTGCCCGCGCTGCTCGCCGGCGGCGACATCGACACCCGCATCGATCCCGTCGCGCTGCACCACTATCTGACCTTCCACTCGGTGGTCCCGCCGCCGCGCACGATCCTGCGCGGGGTCAGCAAGGTGCCGCCGGCCACACTGATCGCGATCGAACCCGACGGCAGCCGCACCACCACCACGTACTGGGAGCCCGACTTCAGCCGCCGCGCCGACCGCGCCGACTGGTCCGAACAGGACTGGCAGGACGCGGTGCTGGAGTCCCTGCGGTCGGCCGTCAAGCGGCGGCTGGTCGCCGACGTGCCCGTCGGGTGCCTGCTGTCCGGCGGCGTGGACTCCAGCCTGATCGTCGGACTGCTCGCCGAAGCCGGCCAGGTCGGTCTGAAAACGTTCTCGATCGGGTTCGAGTCGGTCGGCGGCGTGCAGGGCGATGAGTTCAAGTACTCCGACATCGTCGCCGAGCGTTTCGGTACCGACCATCATCAGATCCGCATCGGCACCGACCGGATGCTGCCGGCCCTCGACGGTGCGATCGGCGCGATGAGCGAGCCGATGGTCAGCCACGACTGCGTGGCGTTCTACCTCCTCTCCGAAGAGGTGGCCAAGCACGTCAAGGTGGTCCAGTCGGGCCAGGGCGCCGACGAGGTGTTCGCCGGCTACCACTGGTATCCCCCGATGGGCGAGCCCGCGGCCGCATCGCTGGAGGGGTCGGTCGCCAGCTACCGCGCCGCGTTCTTCGACCGCGATCACGCCGGATACACGTCGCTGGTTTCGCCGGCCTTCGCGACGGACGGGGATCCCAGCGAACTGTTCGTCACCGAGCACTTCGCCCGGGCCGGAGCGCAGACGGGCGTCGACCGTGCGTTGCGGCTGGACACGATGGTCATGCTGGTCGACGACCCCGTCAAACGCGTCGACAACATGACGATGGCCTGGGGCCTCGAGGGCCGGGTGCCCTTCCTCGACCACGATCTCGTCGAGCTCGCCGCCACCTGTCCACCGGAGCTCAAGACCGCCTACGAGGGCAAAGGCGTACTCAAACAGGCTGCGCGACAGGTGATCCCGTCAGAGGTCATCGACCGGCCCAAGGGTTACTTCCCGGTTCCGGCGCTGACCCACCTGGAAGGGCCGTACCTGGACCTGGTCCGCGACGCGCTGTACGCGCCGGCGGCCAAGGAGCGCGGCCTGTTCCGCCCAGAGGCCGTGGACCGACTGCTGGCCGATCCCAACGGGCGGCTGACACCGTTGCGGGGCAACGAGCTGTGGCAGCTAGCCCTGCTGGAAATGTGGTTGCAGCGGCACGGCATCAGCGGACCGGCAGCATGA
- the map gene encoding type I methionyl aminopeptidase — MSVRTALRPGVVSPTLPVPTSIPRPEYVGKPTAAEGSEPWVQTPEVIEKMRIAGRIAAGALAEAGKAVAPGVTTDHLDRIAHDYMVDHGAYPSTLGYKGFPKSCCTSLNEVICHGIPDSTVIEDGDIVNIDVTAYIHGVHGDTNATFLAGDVAEEHRLLVERTREATVRAIKAVKPGRALSVVGRVIEAYANRFGYNVVRDFTGHGIGTTFHNGLVVLHYDQPSVQTVLEPGMTFTIEPMVNLGSLDYEIWDDDWTVVTKDKKWTAQFEHTLVVTDSGAEILTPAP, encoded by the coding sequence ATGTCAGTTCGGACTGCCCTACGGCCCGGTGTGGTGTCGCCGACGCTACCGGTGCCCACGTCGATTCCCCGCCCGGAGTACGTCGGCAAGCCGACGGCCGCGGAGGGCTCGGAGCCGTGGGTGCAGACTCCCGAGGTGATCGAGAAGATGCGCATCGCGGGCCGCATCGCCGCCGGCGCGCTGGCCGAGGCCGGCAAGGCCGTCGCCCCCGGCGTCACCACCGATCACCTGGACCGGATCGCCCACGACTACATGGTCGACCACGGCGCCTACCCCTCGACGCTGGGCTACAAGGGCTTCCCGAAATCGTGCTGCACGTCGCTGAACGAGGTGATCTGCCACGGGATCCCCGACTCGACGGTCATCGAGGACGGGGACATCGTCAACATCGACGTCACTGCCTACATCCACGGCGTGCACGGCGACACCAACGCGACGTTCCTGGCCGGCGACGTCGCCGAGGAACACCGGTTGCTCGTCGAGCGCACCCGCGAGGCCACGGTGCGCGCGATCAAGGCGGTCAAACCCGGCCGGGCGTTGTCCGTCGTCGGCCGGGTCATCGAGGCCTACGCGAATCGATTCGGCTACAACGTCGTTCGGGACTTCACCGGTCACGGCATCGGGACCACCTTCCACAACGGACTGGTGGTGCTGCACTACGACCAGCCGTCGGTGCAGACGGTGCTGGAGCCCGGGATGACGTTCACGATCGAGCCGATGGTCAACCTCGGCAGCTTGGACTACGAGATCTGGGACGACGACTGGACCGTCGTCACCAAGGACAAGAAGTGGACCGCACAGTTCGAACACACGCTGGTGGTCACCGACTCGGGCGCTGAGATCCTGACGCCGGCGCCATGA
- the ngg gene encoding N-acetylglutaminylglutamine synthetase, producing MTDPAAEPSEAITLALHDASPPDLVDAMADDVVLELGWGRLLFGQTFADPERLASVLRGEAQGRRDICIYAREPHVLVSKAPAELFIDPSHTYRLRFADVEDRSPQLNGFTVRTLHSRADADEINRVYVRCGMVPAPTEVIWDNHRNQPSVDYLVAVTEDGTVIGTVTGVDHTSLFQDPENGSSLWTLAVDPTAALPGVGAALTRALASLYRKRGRAYMDLSVTHDNAAAIALYEKLGFIRVPVMAVKRKNAINEPLFTHPPETVDDLNPYARIIADEAMRRGIWVEVLDAEAGEMRLSHGGRSVITRESLSEYTSAVAMSRCDDKRLTRRIVSDAGIVVPRGRLATFDQADHDFLEEVGDVVVKPTRGEQGKGITVGVDGPDELDAALARAREQHPEVLIEQRAPGDDLRLVVIDGKVVAAALRMPAEVVGTGRHTIAELIEAQSRRRAAATGGESRIPMDAVTENTVKEGGYSLDDVLPEGTRLRVRRTANLHQGGTIHDVTASVHPELCRVGVSAAQAIGIPVTGIDLLVPDVTKPEYVFIEANERPGLANHEPQPTAAAFVDFLFPNQPGLPQAWTPDEAPPR from the coding sequence ATGACCGATCCCGCCGCCGAGCCCAGCGAGGCCATCACCCTGGCCCTGCACGACGCGTCACCACCGGACCTCGTCGACGCGATGGCCGACGACGTGGTTCTCGAACTCGGTTGGGGCCGTTTGCTGTTCGGTCAGACCTTCGCCGATCCGGAGCGCCTGGCCAGCGTGCTGCGCGGGGAGGCCCAAGGCCGCCGCGACATCTGCATCTACGCGCGCGAACCGCACGTGCTGGTGTCCAAGGCGCCGGCCGAGCTGTTCATCGACCCCAGCCACACCTACCGGTTGCGCTTCGCCGACGTCGAGGACAGGAGTCCTCAGCTCAACGGATTCACCGTGCGCACCCTGCACAGCCGCGCCGACGCCGACGAGATCAACCGCGTGTACGTGCGGTGCGGCATGGTGCCGGCGCCCACCGAGGTGATCTGGGACAACCACCGCAACCAGCCCTCGGTCGACTACCTCGTCGCGGTCACCGAGGACGGGACGGTGATCGGCACGGTGACCGGCGTCGACCACACGTCGCTGTTCCAAGATCCGGAGAACGGTTCGAGCCTGTGGACGCTGGCCGTGGACCCGACGGCGGCGTTGCCGGGTGTGGGAGCGGCGCTGACACGCGCGCTGGCGTCGCTGTACCGGAAGCGCGGACGCGCCTATATGGACCTGTCGGTCACCCACGACAACGCCGCGGCGATCGCGCTCTACGAGAAGCTCGGTTTCATCCGCGTGCCCGTGATGGCGGTCAAGCGCAAGAACGCCATCAACGAGCCGCTGTTCACCCATCCCCCGGAGACCGTCGACGACCTCAACCCCTACGCGCGCATCATCGCCGACGAGGCCATGCGCCGTGGTATCTGGGTGGAGGTGCTCGACGCCGAGGCCGGGGAGATGCGCCTGTCCCACGGCGGCCGCAGCGTGATCACGCGGGAGTCGTTGTCGGAGTACACCTCTGCCGTCGCGATGAGCAGGTGTGACGACAAGCGACTGACCCGCCGCATCGTCTCCGACGCCGGCATCGTGGTGCCCAGGGGCCGGCTCGCGACGTTCGACCAGGCCGACCACGACTTCCTCGAAGAGGTCGGCGACGTCGTCGTCAAACCCACCCGCGGCGAGCAGGGCAAAGGCATCACGGTGGGAGTGGACGGTCCCGACGAACTCGACGCGGCGCTGGCCCGTGCCCGGGAGCAACACCCCGAGGTCCTCATCGAACAGCGCGCTCCCGGCGACGATCTGCGGCTGGTGGTGATCGACGGCAAGGTCGTCGCCGCCGCGCTGCGGATGCCCGCCGAAGTGGTCGGCACCGGCCGCCACACCATCGCCGAGCTCATCGAGGCCCAGAGCCGGCGCCGTGCCGCGGCGACCGGTGGCGAGTCCCGGATCCCGATGGACGCGGTGACCGAGAACACGGTCAAGGAGGGGGGCTACTCACTCGACGACGTGCTGCCCGAGGGAACGCGCCTGCGCGTGCGCCGGACCGCGAACCTGCACCAGGGCGGCACCATCCACGACGTCACCGCCAGCGTGCACCCCGAGTTGTGCCGCGTGGGCGTGTCCGCGGCCCAGGCCATCGGGATTCCGGTGACCGGCATCGACCTGCTGGTGCCCGACGTGACCAAACCCGAATACGTGTTCATCGAAGCCAACGAGCGGCCCGGGCTGGCCAACCACGAGCCGCAGCCCACCGCGGCGGCATTCGTCGACTTCCTGTTCCCCAATCAGCCCGGGCTGCCGCAGGCATGGACCCCCGACGAGGCGCCCCCCCGATAA
- a CDS encoding PaaI family thioesterase, producing the protein MQVTPGHLFAQLDFRDVEDTDERLIIELANRPDLVNRRGALQGGLVATLIDIAAGRLADRHVGPGQDVTTADMTVHFLAPILDGPARAEATVVRAGRRLSVIAVDVTDAARDRLAARATLSFAVLDPR; encoded by the coding sequence ATGCAGGTCACCCCGGGACATTTGTTCGCCCAGCTGGACTTCCGTGACGTCGAGGACACCGACGAACGGCTGATCATCGAGCTGGCCAACCGACCGGACCTGGTCAATCGGCGGGGCGCCCTGCAGGGCGGGCTGGTCGCGACGTTGATCGACATCGCCGCCGGCCGGCTGGCCGACCGCCACGTCGGCCCGGGGCAGGATGTCACGACCGCGGACATGACGGTCCACTTCCTGGCGCCGATCCTCGACGGCCCGGCACGGGCGGAGGCGACGGTGGTGCGTGCCGGTCGCCGGCTCTCGGTGATCGCCGTCGACGTCACCGACGCGGCCCGCGACCGGTTGGCTGCGCGGGCCACCTTGAGCTTCGCCGTCCTCGACCCGCGCTGA
- a CDS encoding alpha/beta fold hydrolase, which produces MPSPLVTVDGFGVPVEVAGPEKGSVVVMLGAAQKAPAAYEPVCQRLHTASLKTVVVGPDPRLTAKSVVGILDALDVPWALLVGDRSGGELAWELAATRLDRFIGLVVVDRGHPRVADHTGAVRDEHCPPVELNTTALVSNSAARAVARASQRFVYGEYRVVDLLGRRQAADSTAQLAAEIVLRTSTW; this is translated from the coding sequence ATGCCCTCTCCCTTGGTCACCGTCGATGGCTTCGGCGTACCCGTCGAGGTCGCCGGACCGGAGAAGGGCTCGGTGGTGGTGATGCTCGGCGCGGCGCAGAAGGCGCCGGCGGCCTACGAGCCGGTGTGCCAGCGGTTGCACACCGCATCGCTGAAAACCGTGGTGGTCGGGCCCGATCCGCGGTTGACCGCCAAGTCGGTGGTCGGCATTCTCGACGCGCTGGATGTGCCGTGGGCGCTGTTGGTGGGAGACCGTTCGGGCGGCGAGTTGGCCTGGGAGCTGGCGGCGACGCGGCTGGACCGGTTCATCGGCCTGGTGGTCGTCGATCGCGGCCACCCGCGGGTGGCCGACCACACCGGCGCGGTACGCGACGAGCACTGCCCACCGGTCGAGCTGAACACCACCGCGCTGGTCAGCAACAGCGCCGCACGCGCGGTGGCGCGCGCCAGTCAACGCTTCGTCTACGGCGAGTACCGGGTGGTCGACCTGCTGGGCCGCCGCCAGGCCGCGGATTCCACGGCGCAGTTGGCCGCCGAGATCGTGCTCCGCACCAGTACCTGGTGA
- a CDS encoding DUF1707 SHOCT-like domain-containing protein, producing the protein MTADQHRRYPPEAVEMRISDADRNGTLRRLHNAVALGLIDIGEFEERSAMVSQARLRSDLDALVGDLPGPGAIVTSAADRVELRGVLGSLKRHGEWVVPSRLALHRRMGSVDLDLTRAKFAGPIVVIELDMRFGGLELRLPEGASASIDDVEVNVGSAHDHRKDAPAEGNPHVILTGKVVFGSVDVRGPRKSWRGRGPRLLRAD; encoded by the coding sequence ATGACTGCCGACCAGCACCGCCGCTACCCGCCCGAGGCGGTCGAGATGAGGATCTCCGACGCCGATCGCAACGGCACCCTGCGCCGTCTGCACAACGCGGTCGCGCTGGGCCTGATCGACATCGGGGAGTTCGAGGAGCGTTCGGCGATGGTGTCGCAGGCGCGGTTGCGCTCCGACCTCGACGCGCTGGTCGGCGACCTGCCCGGCCCCGGCGCGATCGTGACCTCCGCCGCCGACCGGGTGGAGTTGCGCGGGGTGCTGGGGTCGCTCAAGCGGCATGGCGAGTGGGTGGTGCCGTCCCGGCTGGCGCTGCACCGCCGAATGGGATCGGTCGACCTGGACCTGACCCGTGCCAAGTTCGCAGGTCCCATCGTCGTCATCGAGCTCGACATGAGGTTCGGCGGTCTCGAACTACGGCTGCCCGAAGGAGCCAGCGCATCCATCGATGATGTCGAGGTCAACGTCGGCAGCGCACATGACCACCGCAAGGACGCCCCCGCCGAAGGTAACCCGCACGTGATCCTGACCGGCAAGGTGGTGTTCGGGTCGGTCGACGTGCGCGGTCCCCGCAAGTCGTGGCGGGGCCGCGGGCCCCGGCTGCTGCGCGCGGACTGA